One segment of Rosa chinensis cultivar Old Blush chromosome 6, RchiOBHm-V2, whole genome shotgun sequence DNA contains the following:
- the LOC112174471 gene encoding uncharacterized protein LOC112174471: MKNRNPKDAAINREKSDGSKSVYNKKKNPRRFGWQGRSLENSTNSYYNPAMIKKKREFYDNAKHVKKYKKLVKQQPTDVPSAIIPLEEENETEDGSKMSKNNKKRKDRESRNLIEIYEKKHEEIEKARMEKEAKFQARKEEREKSEARRKAIREKMMKKTHKGQPVMKYRIQHLLETIQGSMNKS; this comes from the exons ATGAAGAATCGAAACCCAAAAGACGCTGCAATCAAcagagagaaatccgacggctCGAAATCGGTGTACAATAAGAAGAAGAACCCGAGGAGATTTGGTTGGCAAGGCCGTTCTCTCGAGAATTCAACGAACAGCTACTACAACCCAGCCATGATAA AGAAAAAAAGGGAGTTCTACGATAATGCCAAGCACGTGAAGAAGTATAAGAAGTTGGTAAAGCAACAGCCGACCGATGTTCCATCAGCTATAATACCACTCGAG GAGGAGAATGAAACTGAAGATGGTAGCAAGATGAGTAAGAATAACAAGAAGAGAAAAGATAGGGAATCACGTAATTTAATAGAAATATATGAGAAGAAACATGAAGAGATAGAGAAGGCAAGAATGGAGAAGGAGGCTAAATTTCAGGCCAgaaaggaagaaagagagaagtctGAAGCTCGGAGGAAGGCTATTAgggagaagatgatgaagaaaacGCATAAAGGTCAGCCTGTTATGAAGTACAGAATTCAACATCTTTTGGAGACTATTCAAGGCTC